One genomic window of Candidatus Nitrosopumilus sediminis includes the following:
- a CDS encoding daunorubicin resistance protein DrrA family ABC transporter ATP-binding protein, giving the protein MYSIETKSLTKSFGDVVAVNDISFSVEKGEIFGFLGPNGAGKSTTMMILTTLLKPTSGEAIISGFDVTKNPKKVRENIGYVQQESTVDEYLTGRENLLLQAKLNHIPKNEINKRIDDVLELIELVDKQDQAVVTYSGGMRKRLDIAGGLLHRPKVLFLDEPTVGLDIQTRRKIWEYIKKIHTEFDMTIFVSTHYMEEADQLCDRVGIIDGGKIQVIDSPENMKNAMGNEVISIVIDEGKNHDSFLSEIRKIEFVKKINDDGTKLTLFASHGTEVIPKIFQISSELQIKIKSISLTQPTLDDVFISYTGHEIKDDDSGFNRKREHAKMKRLRA; this is encoded by the coding sequence TTGTACTCCATAGAGACAAAATCGCTCACAAAATCATTTGGAGATGTAGTTGCAGTAAACGATATTTCATTTTCAGTTGAAAAAGGAGAAATCTTTGGTTTCTTGGGGCCTAATGGTGCTGGTAAAAGTACTACAATGATGATTTTAACGACTCTGCTAAAACCAACATCTGGTGAAGCTATAATTTCTGGATTTGACGTAACAAAAAATCCCAAAAAAGTTAGAGAAAATATCGGATACGTTCAACAAGAATCGACAGTTGATGAGTATCTAACAGGTAGAGAAAATTTACTATTGCAAGCAAAGCTAAATCATATCCCAAAAAATGAAATCAACAAAAGAATTGATGATGTTTTAGAATTAATTGAACTCGTTGACAAACAAGATCAAGCTGTAGTGACTTATTCTGGAGGTATGAGAAAAAGACTAGATATTGCAGGAGGGTTACTACATCGACCCAAAGTCTTGTTTCTTGATGAGCCTACAGTTGGATTAGACATTCAAACTCGTAGGAAAATTTGGGAATATATCAAGAAAATTCATACTGAATTTGATATGACTATTTTTGTCTCAACTCACTATATGGAGGAAGCAGACCAACTGTGTGATCGAGTTGGAATTATTGACGGTGGTAAAATTCAGGTAATAGACTCTCCTGAAAATATGAAAAACGCAATGGGTAATGAGGTTATTTCAATTGTAATTGATGAGGGCAAAAATCATGATTCTTTTTTGTCTGAGATTAGAAAAATTGAATTTGTAAAGAAAATAAATGATGATGGAACTAAACTTACTCTTTTTGCATCCCATGGAACTGAGGTAATACCAAAAATTTTTCAAATCTCCTCTGAGCTTCAAATCAAAATTAAATCAATCTCCTTAACACAACCCACTCTTGATGATGTTTTCATTTCATACACTGGGCATGAGATCAAAGATGATGATTCTGGATTTAATAGAAAACGTGAACATGCAAAAATGAAGAGGTTACGTGCATGA
- a CDS encoding P-II family nitrogen regulator → MKLYGVKLLTITCEILAQKNIIEILNKHEITGYTTYEVEGNGARGIRGQGFKNEKNVKVEVIMHEEKLQDVVEEISRTLFANFAIVLYVSDVGVLRAEKF, encoded by the coding sequence ATGAAATTATACGGCGTAAAATTACTTACAATTACATGTGAGATTCTAGCCCAGAAAAATATTATTGAAATTTTAAACAAGCACGAAATTACCGGATATACCACATATGAGGTAGAAGGTAATGGTGCACGCGGTATTCGTGGACAAGGATTCAAAAATGAAAAAAATGTCAAAGTTGAAGTGATTATGCATGAAGAAAAACTACAAGATGTTGTAGAGGAAATATCTAGAACACTGTTTGCTAATTTTGCTATTGTCTTGTATGTTAGTGATGTTGGCGTATTAAGAGCTGAAAAATTTTAA
- a CDS encoding ABC transporter permease has product MNTLLYDTYTIFWRELKRYKKSRSGVLIRLIQPAIWIIVIGNTFSGTQPLIQSVGFEGEYIEFMAPGVIILTAIFTSIFGGVNTLWDRRYGFMNKALSSPISRSAIALGKMAAISLIAALQASLILGIALAIGVSFPNPIMIAPIMAIVILFSLGFSGISVMIAATAKSQETFWGMINFLGMPLFMLSPALFPLELLPDWLAVIAKLNPVTYTVLLVRELMTGVSEGGIPIILSLGILIAFVLVMVALASYVFTREVNKPF; this is encoded by the coding sequence ATGAACACTTTGCTATATGATACATATACAATTTTTTGGAGAGAGCTAAAAAGATACAAAAAATCTCGTAGCGGGGTTCTAATTAGATTAATTCAACCTGCAATTTGGATTATAGTTATTGGAAATACTTTCTCTGGAACTCAACCTCTAATTCAATCAGTTGGATTTGAGGGTGAATACATTGAATTTATGGCCCCTGGGGTCATTATTCTTACTGCAATTTTTACAAGTATCTTTGGCGGTGTGAATACTTTGTGGGATAGGAGATATGGTTTTATGAATAAGGCATTGTCTTCACCAATCTCTCGTTCTGCAATTGCCTTAGGGAAAATGGCAGCTATCTCTTTGATTGCTGCATTGCAAGCTAGTTTGATATTGGGAATTGCTTTAGCAATCGGTGTCAGTTTTCCTAATCCAATCATGATTGCACCAATTATGGCAATCGTAATTTTATTTTCACTAGGGTTCTCTGGGATCTCTGTAATGATTGCAGCTACTGCAAAGTCTCAAGAGACTTTTTGGGGGATGATCAACTTTCTTGGAATGCCTCTATTCATGCTAAGCCCTGCTTTGTTCCCATTGGAGTTACTCCCTGATTGGCTTGCAGTAATTGCCAAACTAAATCCAGTTACTTACACTGTTTTACTTGTTAGAGAATTGATGACCGGAGTCTCTGAAGGCGGCATCCCGATAATTTTGAGCCTCGGAATATTGATAGCCTTTGTGCTTGTCATGGTAGCATTGGCAAGCTATGTGTTCACACGTGAAGTGAACAAGCCGTTTTGA
- a CDS encoding 6-bladed beta-propeller encodes MKLSFSIITISAILLSSSFAQTSFGSGDYDLLHKWGEHGPTEPSHFAHPQFVAVGDDGSIYVTDFGNKRIQKFSSTGEYLTHWGNSGKQLGDFYNPSGIAVNSDSIFVADRDLNRVQKFSLDGEFIHTWGNKGTAEGQFFYPNGITVNNDLVYVVDTGNQRIQIFSTDGEFVSSFGSSGLGPGQFLNVIGIDSDENGNLYVTDKGNNKIEKFNSDGKFIQSFPFYSSNYVFSPEAITVDPLGDLFVVNSANDRILHLSQNSSLKLSLADQNGPYPDSFENISDIAIGINGELLVIDSPTHSIQLFETEFFEQPAESYYVVPAEVRPLPEDQTKPVVIAPDSIVVEAEDFLTSVFTGAATATDESGIKIIINNAPDAFKPGITNLVWIAFDNAGHSSSAYQRITVNTCGNNHSDYNLIEGTSGDDVISGTDGDDLIFGLEGNDLIYGGLGDDCIFGGHGDDIISGGEGNDTIKGNSGNDIIRGQVGMDVLYANSGSDVLDGGENSDRCYADSEKDLLISCEE; translated from the coding sequence TTGAAACTATCTTTTTCAATTATCACAATTTCTGCAATTTTGTTATCTAGTTCATTTGCCCAAACATCATTTGGATCTGGGGATTATGATTTGTTGCACAAATGGGGTGAGCATGGTCCTACAGAGCCTAGCCATTTTGCACATCCTCAATTTGTTGCAGTAGGTGATGATGGAAGTATTTATGTCACTGATTTTGGTAACAAGAGAATTCAGAAATTTTCAAGCACTGGTGAATATTTGACCCATTGGGGAAATAGCGGAAAACAATTAGGTGATTTTTACAATCCTTCTGGAATTGCAGTAAATTCTGATTCTATTTTTGTTGCAGACCGTGATCTTAACCGTGTACAAAAATTTTCCTTGGACGGGGAGTTCATTCACACTTGGGGTAATAAAGGAACTGCTGAGGGACAATTTTTCTATCCTAATGGAATTACTGTAAACAATGATCTTGTATATGTGGTAGATACAGGCAATCAAAGAATTCAAATATTTTCTACTGATGGCGAATTTGTTTCATCATTTGGTTCTAGTGGTTTAGGCCCTGGACAATTTCTAAATGTCATTGGAATTGATTCTGATGAAAACGGAAATCTCTATGTCACTGATAAAGGAAATAATAAAATCGAAAAATTCAACTCTGATGGCAAGTTTATACAATCATTTCCTTTCTATTCTTCAAACTATGTCTTTTCCCCTGAGGCAATAACTGTTGATCCTTTAGGTGATCTATTCGTTGTAAACTCTGCCAATGATAGGATTTTGCACTTGTCTCAAAACTCTAGTTTGAAATTAAGTCTAGCTGATCAAAATGGACCTTACCCTGATTCGTTTGAGAATATTTCTGATATTGCAATCGGAATTAATGGCGAACTACTAGTAATTGATTCTCCAACGCATTCGATTCAATTATTTGAAACAGAATTTTTTGAACAACCTGCAGAATCATACTATGTCGTCCCTGCCGAAGTAAGACCTTTACCTGAAGATCAAACAAAACCTGTGGTTATTGCTCCTGACTCGATTGTTGTAGAGGCCGAAGATTTCCTAACTTCTGTATTTACTGGAGCTGCCACGGCTACTGATGAAAGTGGAATCAAAATCATAATTAACAATGCTCCTGATGCATTCAAACCTGGGATAACAAATCTGGTTTGGATAGCTTTTGATAATGCTGGACATAGTTCAAGTGCATATCAGCGAATTACTGTAAATACATGCGGAAACAATCACTCTGATTATAATCTCATAGAGGGAACTTCTGGGGATGATGTTATTTCAGGCACTGATGGTGATGACTTGATTTTTGGATTGGAAGGAAATGATCTTATTTATGGTGGATTAGGAGATGACTGTATTTTTGGCGGTCATGGTGATGATATTATCTCTGGTGGTGAAGGCAATGACACTATAAAGGGCAATTCCGGTAATGACATTATCAGAGGCCAAGTAGGAATGGATGTGTTATATGCCAATTCTGGTTCTGATGTACTTGATGGTGGTGAAAATTCTGATAGATGTTATGCTGATTCAGAAAAAGATTTGCTAATCTCATGTGAAGAGTAA
- a CDS encoding inorganic phosphate transporter, whose product MIEIAIGAIIVALIFDFVNGFNDSANSVATVIGTRVLKPLHAVGLSAAMNFIGPFVFGVAVATTIAKGIVSPDDITVYMIVGGLAGAIGWSTLCTYFGLPISNSHSLVGGIMGAGIAGLGFEKLVYGGLTKVFAGIVIAPVGGIIFGLLLTTLIITVFASKKPGPVNKTFGKLQIISSAWFALTHGANDGQKTMGIIVLILFSAGLIPELDMPLWVILAAASAMGLGTFFGGYKVIKTLGVKITKLRPYQGFAAETGGGLMLAIFAIFGIPASTTHAITGTIMGSGAARRKRAVRWKVSRQIVFSWVITIPGAAAMGIGFTFLIHLFV is encoded by the coding sequence ATGATAGAAATAGCAATAGGCGCAATTATAGTTGCATTAATCTTTGATTTTGTAAATGGATTTAATGATTCTGCAAATTCTGTTGCTACAGTTATTGGAACACGTGTACTAAAACCATTACATGCAGTTGGTCTATCTGCTGCAATGAATTTCATTGGACCTTTTGTTTTTGGCGTTGCTGTTGCAACTACTATTGCAAAAGGAATTGTCAGCCCTGATGACATTACTGTATACATGATTGTTGGTGGATTGGCAGGAGCAATTGGATGGAGTACTCTCTGTACATATTTTGGATTGCCCATTTCAAACAGCCACTCTTTAGTTGGCGGAATTATGGGTGCAGGTATAGCCGGATTAGGATTTGAAAAATTAGTTTATGGCGGTCTAACCAAAGTCTTTGCAGGAATTGTTATCGCCCCCGTTGGTGGAATAATCTTTGGCCTTTTACTAACTACATTGATAATTACAGTTTTTGCAAGTAAAAAACCTGGACCAGTAAACAAAACTTTTGGAAAATTACAAATTATCTCTTCAGCATGGTTTGCTCTGACACATGGTGCAAACGATGGACAAAAAACAATGGGTATTATTGTCTTGATTCTGTTTTCAGCAGGACTTATTCCTGAACTTGATATGCCTCTATGGGTAATCTTGGCTGCAGCAAGTGCTATGGGGCTTGGTACTTTCTTTGGTGGATACAAAGTCATCAAAACATTGGGTGTCAAAATTACCAAGCTAAGGCCATACCAAGGATTTGCAGCAGAAACCGGTGGTGGATTGATGCTTGCAATATTTGCAATATTTGGAATTCCTGCTAGTACAACACACGCAATTACTGGAACTATAATGGGTTCAGGTGCTGCCAGAAGAAAACGTGCAGTTCGATGGAAAGTTAGCAGACAAATTGTATTTTCATGGGTAATTACTATTCCTGGGGCTGCTGCAATGGGAATCGGATTTACTTTTCTGATTCACTTGTTTGTTTGA
- a CDS encoding tetratricopeptide repeat protein: MVGLFKHPKRHLKKLLRDGEYDEAVAFGTNLESDYSDDHDFMFIMGSVFLIVDDFKRALPYFQKAFELDNDDVENLTLKTNVHLALEQKEEAIDCCRRIIKLEPKNTEAQSLLEELESL; this comes from the coding sequence ATGGTTGGTCTTTTCAAACATCCTAAACGACATCTCAAAAAACTACTACGAGATGGAGAGTACGATGAGGCCGTAGCATTTGGAACTAATCTAGAATCTGATTATTCTGATGATCATGATTTTATGTTTATCATGGGCAGTGTATTCTTGATTGTTGATGACTTTAAAAGAGCATTACCTTACTTTCAAAAAGCCTTTGAATTAGATAATGACGACGTAGAAAATTTAACTCTGAAAACTAATGTTCATTTGGCTTTAGAACAAAAGGAAGAAGCAATTGATTGCTGTAGACGTATAATAAAACTTGAACCAAAAAACACAGAGGCCCAATCATTACTTGAAGAACTAGAAAGTCTTTAA
- a CDS encoding sodium-dependent bicarbonate transport family permease, whose product MDILQLISSNLLTPIILFFLFGIIAARIKSDLKIPEAISEFLPIYLLAAIGLHGGIEMRNTGFENMLIPMLVAIGLSLIFTLNHYQILRRLGKFNIFDSYALASTYGAVGAVTFSVGLSFLKNQGVTSEGYLAAILAVLEPVAFILAIFLTNMAVSKQIRQKKQSFSKDNSEIDIGLQETKTKLSRVLHESITGKAIVILLGSIVIGYIIGEEGFSSIRIVFDEMFTGAIVIFMIEMGIIAGQRLDDIKKVGLFLTAFAIIMPTFNGVIGVLVATAMGLSLGGAVMFGLLLASASFIAAPAVLRHAIPQAKPSLYITSALGITFPYNIIVLLPIMFSISTLVHGEGSIDLFNYIIKDWI is encoded by the coding sequence ATGGATATTTTACAATTAATCTCATCAAATCTGCTTACTCCGATAATCCTTTTCTTTCTCTTTGGAATTATTGCTGCCCGAATAAAATCTGATTTGAAAATTCCTGAAGCAATTTCTGAATTTTTGCCAATCTATCTTCTTGCTGCAATTGGACTTCATGGTGGAATAGAGATGAGAAATACTGGATTTGAAAACATGTTGATCCCGATGTTAGTTGCCATTGGTTTGTCATTGATATTCACATTGAATCACTATCAGATTTTACGACGATTAGGAAAATTCAATATTTTTGACTCGTATGCATTAGCATCTACATATGGTGCAGTGGGTGCAGTTACCTTTTCAGTTGGTTTGTCGTTTCTTAAAAATCAAGGCGTTACATCTGAAGGATATCTTGCAGCCATTTTAGCTGTTCTGGAACCTGTTGCTTTCATTCTTGCAATCTTTTTGACAAACATGGCTGTATCAAAACAAATTCGTCAGAAAAAACAATCTTTCTCTAAAGACAATTCAGAAATTGACATTGGTCTACAAGAAACAAAAACGAAACTGTCTCGAGTATTGCATGAATCAATAACTGGCAAGGCAATTGTTATTCTTTTGGGAAGTATAGTTATTGGTTATATCATAGGAGAAGAAGGATTCAGTTCAATTAGAATTGTATTTGATGAAATGTTTACTGGAGCCATTGTAATTTTTATGATTGAGATGGGAATTATTGCAGGTCAAAGATTAGATGACATTAAAAAAGTTGGACTTTTCCTTACTGCTTTTGCCATAATAATGCCAACATTCAATGGTGTGATTGGGGTTCTAGTTGCAACAGCCATGGGACTAAGTCTAGGTGGAGCAGTCATGTTTGGTTTACTTTTGGCTAGTGCATCCTTTATTGCAGCACCTGCAGTACTGCGTCATGCAATTCCTCAAGCAAAACCTAGCTTATACATTACATCTGCATTGGGAATCACATTCCCATACAACATCATAGTTTTGCTTCCAATCATGTTTTCTATCTCAACTCTTGTTCATGGAGAAGGATCGATAGACTTATTCAATTACATCATAAAGGATTGGATATGA
- a CDS encoding PRC-barrel domain-containing protein has protein sequence MSVKLEGMPTNIATADTFTGKKVIDREGIEYGKVKHIHINQDTLAVSGVTIHQGFNKDFFLSEDYIDKFSEETLLLSRPPVRTGIPVTDIDRHKIGKVKRLHRNPDTNELESIEVSDGLMHSKILSKSEIWGVGEKVILRMTKEEFKSLE, from the coding sequence ATGTCAGTAAAATTAGAAGGAATGCCTACGAATATAGCCACAGCAGATACCTTTACTGGAAAAAAAGTAATCGATAGAGAGGGAATTGAATACGGTAAAGTCAAACACATTCACATTAACCAAGACACACTTGCCGTATCTGGCGTAACCATCCACCAAGGATTTAACAAAGACTTTTTTCTGTCTGAAGATTACATTGACAAGTTTTCTGAGGAAACATTGCTTCTTAGCAGGCCTCCTGTGAGAACTGGGATCCCAGTAACTGATATTGATCGACATAAAATTGGTAAGGTAAAACGACTACATAGAAATCCTGATACCAATGAATTAGAATCAATTGAAGTATCTGATGGTTTGATGCATTCTAAAATCCTATCCAAATCTGAAATTTGGGGAGTTGGAGAAAAAGTCATTCTGAGAATGACTAAAGAAGAATTCAAATCTCTTGAATGA
- a CDS encoding DUF47 domain-containing protein, with product MGQWLSWIKSNEKELLKILDDLAKKAVETSEAVVVLFEDLSNVEQAKKIHELETEADVLTRDIFSELNKTFITPLDREDMQRIASKIDDVIDFMDGIAARVYSYKITTPPPYTMEMAHELVKATKEVEYMISKLQRIKNPKDMIEHCRNTSDIEHAVDDLYREAIRELFETNDAIKIIKLKDIYETMETASDRCVDVADVIEDIVLKYT from the coding sequence ATGGGACAATGGTTATCTTGGATAAAATCCAATGAAAAAGAACTCTTAAAAATTTTAGATGATTTAGCAAAAAAAGCAGTTGAAACCTCTGAGGCCGTAGTGGTTTTATTCGAAGATCTTAGTAATGTTGAACAAGCAAAAAAGATTCATGAACTTGAAACTGAAGCTGATGTTTTAACTCGTGATATCTTCTCTGAACTCAACAAGACCTTCATCACGCCTCTGGATCGTGAGGACATGCAAAGAATTGCATCCAAAATTGACGATGTCATTGATTTTATGGATGGAATTGCAGCGAGGGTTTACAGCTACAAAATAACCACTCCTCCACCATACACTATGGAGATGGCCCACGAACTAGTAAAGGCTACAAAAGAAGTAGAGTATATGATTTCAAAATTACAGAGAATCAAAAATCCAAAAGATATGATTGAGCATTGCAGAAATACCAGTGACATTGAGCACGCTGTAGATGATTTGTACAGAGAAGCTATACGAGAACTCTTTGAGACCAATGATGCAATCAAAATCATCAAACTAAAAGATATCTATGAAACAATGGAGACTGCATCTGACAGATGTGTTGATGTTGCAGATGTCATTGAAGATATTGTTTTGAAATACACATGA
- a CDS encoding beta-propeller domain-containing protein, giving the protein MNPKTIIPITVIISVIVTAGIMYTVGFEQQPQIVQTSEPEIIYVDKSVSGYLKGTNEIKKISSQQELQNILEASSSFDGGFDPRILRNFADDAVMMESSETTGMPVPSVEPMPADGASNKVSGGTDYSTTNVQVANVDEPDYLKNDSKYVYIVSQNKLSIIDAYPAESAKLVLKIALDIESQHIENMFLNEDRLVIFYNGQSDEEIIPQFDFIPRRSYSSVTHALIVDVSDKEKPTILKDYSIDGHFRDARMIGDYAYFVTNSNVDYQYPRLPIIMEDSVRIMTPEAFYFDNVEQFSNFNTLTAINIFDDTINSETFLMGYTGAFYVSKDNFYLTYQQNMPYGFYENSSRDRFFDVVVPLLPKEIQDEIKNIKNSEWENSSAQWNAISELMQKSYNEMDKKDKEVLFEKIRNALNEYDRKIQEETRKTIIHKISIDEDKIEYVAKGTVPGRLLNQFSMDENGDRFRVATTSEIYTQYEGTVRSNAVYVLNENLEIVGELEEIAPDESIFSARFMGDRLYLVTFQQIDPFFVIDLSSDTPKILGELKIPGFSNYLHPYDEEHVIGVGRDTKEIDNGRVQQLGIKIALFNVADVDNPKVADDIIIGDSSTQSEALYNHKAFFFDKSRGVLSIPVSGDIKSLKESSDKMFAPEYNRWSGFYVFDLDKSNGFELKGTVTHSDDSSRYYGMNYARTFYIDDVLYTASNDYLKMNSFDELKEINSIKFENTGKFIEYLDEEIIR; this is encoded by the coding sequence ATGAACCCAAAAACAATAATTCCAATCACAGTAATCATTTCAGTAATAGTTACGGCAGGAATAATGTATACGGTAGGTTTTGAGCAGCAACCACAAATTGTGCAAACTTCAGAACCAGAAATCATCTATGTCGATAAATCAGTGTCAGGGTATCTCAAAGGAACAAATGAAATAAAGAAGATATCATCACAGCAAGAACTACAAAACATTCTGGAAGCATCCTCATCATTTGACGGAGGCTTTGATCCCAGAATACTCAGAAATTTTGCAGATGATGCAGTCATGATGGAATCTTCTGAAACCACAGGAATGCCAGTTCCTTCAGTAGAACCAATGCCTGCGGATGGAGCATCTAACAAAGTTTCAGGAGGAACTGACTATTCAACAACTAATGTACAAGTTGCAAATGTAGATGAGCCAGATTATCTCAAAAACGATTCAAAGTATGTATACATTGTATCACAAAACAAACTTTCAATAATTGATGCATATCCTGCAGAATCTGCAAAATTAGTTCTCAAAATTGCCCTTGACATTGAATCGCAACATATCGAAAACATGTTCCTCAACGAGGACAGACTAGTCATATTTTACAATGGACAAAGCGATGAGGAGATCATACCACAGTTTGACTTTATTCCAAGACGTTCTTACAGTTCTGTTACTCATGCGCTAATTGTAGATGTATCAGATAAAGAGAAACCAACTATTCTCAAAGACTATTCGATTGATGGTCACTTTAGAGATGCAAGAATGATTGGAGACTATGCATACTTTGTAACAAACAGCAATGTAGACTACCAATATCCAAGATTGCCAATAATCATGGAGGATTCAGTAAGAATCATGACTCCAGAAGCATTCTACTTTGATAACGTAGAGCAATTTTCAAACTTTAACACATTAACTGCAATTAACATTTTTGATGACACAATAAATTCAGAAACTTTCCTTATGGGATATACGGGAGCATTTTATGTTTCAAAAGACAACTTTTACTTGACTTATCAGCAAAACATGCCATATGGATTTTATGAAAATTCATCAAGAGATAGATTCTTTGATGTAGTTGTACCATTGTTACCAAAAGAAATCCAAGATGAAATTAAAAATATTAAAAATTCAGAATGGGAGAATTCATCTGCACAATGGAATGCAATATCAGAATTAATGCAAAAATCATACAATGAAATGGACAAAAAAGACAAGGAAGTGTTATTTGAAAAAATTAGGAATGCCTTGAACGAATATGATAGAAAAATTCAAGAAGAGACTAGAAAAACAATAATTCACAAAATATCAATTGATGAAGATAAAATAGAATATGTTGCAAAGGGCACAGTTCCAGGCAGATTACTGAACCAGTTCTCCATGGATGAGAATGGGGATAGATTCAGAGTTGCAACTACTAGTGAAATTTACACTCAATACGAAGGAACAGTTAGATCAAATGCAGTCTACGTGTTAAATGAGAACTTGGAGATCGTAGGTGAATTAGAAGAGATTGCACCTGATGAAAGTATCTTTTCTGCAAGATTCATGGGAGACAGACTGTATTTGGTGACTTTCCAGCAAATTGACCCATTCTTTGTGATTGATTTGTCATCAGACACTCCAAAAATTCTAGGAGAGTTGAAGATTCCAGGATTTTCTAACTATTTGCATCCATATGATGAGGAGCATGTTATTGGCGTAGGTAGGGATACCAAAGAAATTGATAACGGAAGGGTTCAGCAATTAGGAATCAAAATAGCATTGTTCAATGTAGCAGATGTGGATAATCCAAAAGTTGCAGACGATATCATAATTGGTGATAGTTCAACTCAGTCTGAAGCGCTATACAACCATAAGGCATTTTTCTTTGACAAATCAAGAGGAGTGTTATCAATTCCAGTTAGCGGAGATATCAAAAGTCTGAAAGAGAGTTCAGATAAGATGTTTGCACCAGAATATAATCGCTGGAGTGGGTTCTATGTATTTGATTTGGATAAATCAAATGGATTTGAACTCAAAGGGACTGTAACTCATTCAGATGACAGTTCACGATATTATGGAATGAATTATGCTAGGACATTTTACATCGATGATGTGTTGTATACTGCATCAAATGACTATCTAAAAATGAATTCATTTGATGAATTAAAAGAGATAAACTCAATCAAGTTTGAAAATACTGGAAAATTCATAGAATACCTAGATGAGGAAATAATACGTTAA
- a CDS encoding nitroreductase/quinone reductase family protein — MEIKEKLFRPILITKGRKTSREHRVMLRAVNHNGKIYFSRHRPDGDWFQNALVNPLVKIQYNNSMLIGNAKLVTDEKLNEEISNLKYPGEERSKEKRVAIEITLQAN, encoded by the coding sequence ATGGAAATTAAAGAAAAATTGTTTCGTCCAATCCTTATCACAAAGGGGCGAAAAACAAGCAGAGAGCACAGAGTTATGCTTCGAGCAGTCAATCATAACGGAAAAATTTACTTTTCAAGACACAGGCCAGATGGAGACTGGTTTCAAAATGCATTGGTAAATCCACTAGTGAAAATCCAATACAATAACAGTATGCTCATAGGAAATGCAAAACTAGTTACAGATGAAAAACTAAACGAGGAAATTTCTAATCTAAAGTATCCCGGAGAAGAGAGATCTAAAGAAAAAAGAGTTGCAATAGAAATCACATTACAAGCTAACTAG
- a CDS encoding ArsR/SmtB family transcription factor: MIDENDEFTEKIKILATDDEKIKLFGELFTNDSSREILQLLFNEELTATQIAQKTGISLQLVKYHLIKLQDLGIVKISKIEKNSKSQDMKIYTATKFSIVIVPPKLSEKTKESKLLVRSFRHIYKVAGLGIATGLSGLFSLSQFQNKTIFDDSSDGEFPIEEYVDNMQSAPIDESVRSLPASAPMVAESESQELSQRGLDVAETIVDSEISVSSELFLPFLIITIILGGLTVYYFWKFRKSS; this comes from the coding sequence ATGATTGATGAAAATGATGAATTTACTGAAAAAATTAAGATTCTTGCAACTGATGATGAAAAAATAAAGTTATTTGGTGAGTTATTTACAAACGATTCTAGTCGTGAAATCTTACAATTGCTGTTTAATGAAGAATTAACTGCAACACAAATTGCTCAAAAAACCGGAATTTCTCTACAGCTAGTAAAATATCATTTGATCAAACTTCAGGATTTAGGAATTGTTAAAATATCCAAAATTGAGAAAAACTCAAAATCCCAAGACATGAAAATTTACACTGCTACAAAATTTAGCATTGTGATTGTTCCCCCAAAACTCTCAGAAAAAACTAAGGAAAGTAAATTACTTGTTCGTTCATTTCGTCATATTTACAAAGTTGCAGGATTAGGTATTGCAACTGGTCTTTCAGGATTATTCTCATTGTCTCAATTCCAAAACAAAACAATATTTGATGATTCTTCAGACGGAGAATTCCCTATTGAAGAATATGTCGATAATATGCAGTCTGCACCCATTGATGAATCTGTACGTTCACTACCTGCATCTGCACCAATGGTTGCAGAATCTGAATCTCAAGAATTATCTCAACGTGGTCTAGATGTTGCAGAAACTATAGTTGATTCAGAAATATCTGTAAGTTCTGAACTGTTTTTACCTTTTCTGATAATTACTATAATTTTGGGCGGACTAACAGTTTATTATTTCTGGAAATTTAGAAAATCTAGTTAG